One region of Exiguobacterium acetylicum genomic DNA includes:
- the dapA gene encoding 4-hydroxy-tetrahydrodipicolinate synthase, producing the protein MFKGAGTALVTPFNEAGELDLHVFERLIEQQLAAGIQALVVGGTTGEGSTLTNTEFEQLLTTAVQVTAGRVPVIAGTGSNNTAATIEKTLLAERLGADAAMLVTPYYNKTSQAGLVAHFTAVADATELPIMLYNVPSRTGVAIAVETAVTLARHPRIQAFKEASGDVSFMGELMAAIPEDFAVFCGNDDQILPYMAWGAQGVISVLSNPYPAETQALAEALLAQDLVTARRIQADLLPVIGALFSDVNPIPVKASLEELGFAVGAPRLPLVRQSEAGHAHLLETMRAYKGVVR; encoded by the coding sequence ATGTTCAAAGGAGCAGGTACAGCGCTCGTCACACCATTTAATGAAGCAGGCGAGTTGGATCTACACGTATTCGAACGCTTAATCGAGCAACAACTCGCAGCAGGAATTCAGGCACTTGTCGTTGGAGGAACGACAGGAGAAGGTTCGACACTGACAAACACGGAATTCGAACAACTCCTGACGACTGCCGTTCAAGTCACGGCAGGGCGAGTGCCCGTCATTGCTGGAACAGGTTCGAACAATACGGCAGCGACGATCGAGAAAACATTACTCGCAGAACGCCTCGGTGCGGACGCAGCGATGCTCGTCACACCGTATTACAATAAAACATCGCAAGCCGGTCTCGTCGCACACTTCACGGCGGTCGCTGATGCAACAGAATTACCAATCATGCTGTACAACGTTCCGTCGCGGACAGGCGTTGCGATCGCAGTCGAAACCGCAGTGACGTTAGCACGTCATCCACGCATCCAAGCGTTTAAGGAAGCGAGTGGAGACGTCAGCTTCATGGGCGAACTGATGGCAGCGATTCCGGAAGACTTCGCGGTCTTCTGTGGAAATGATGATCAAATCCTGCCGTACATGGCATGGGGGGCACAAGGCGTCATCTCAGTTCTTTCGAACCCGTACCCGGCAGAGACACAAGCACTTGCTGAGGCGTTACTAGCGCAAGATCTCGTCACGGCGCGCCGGATTCAGGCAGACTTGTTACCGGTCATCGGTGCCTTGTTCAGTGATGTCAATCCGATTCCAGTCAAAGCATCGCTTGAAGAACTTGGCTTTGCTGTCGGTGCGCCACGCTTGCCGCTCGTCCGTCAATCGGAAGCAGGACATGCCCACTTACTCGAAACGATGCGGGCTTACAAAGGAGTGGTTCGATGA
- the dapB gene encoding 4-hydroxy-tetrahydrodipicolinate reductase — MKLALHGYGATGQYVVELAPQSVVAIVDRTKSSDTIASYAELTEMSETVDAIIDFSHPSLLPDLLAYGLATKTPLVIATTGFSEAELASIEDAAKEIPIFQSYNMSYGIAMVQQLLKTLVPLAGAYDIELLEKHHNQKVDAPSGTAELLLQTIQTARDVTPVYDRSQTRQKRETNEIGMHAMRGGTIFGEHEVLFAGVDELIEIKHTALSKKVFASGAIKAAEALIQKTAGLYTLETLYTQEDSHVTH, encoded by the coding sequence ATGAAACTCGCGTTACACGGTTATGGGGCGACAGGACAATACGTCGTCGAACTCGCACCACAAAGTGTCGTGGCGATCGTTGACCGGACGAAGTCATCCGATACGATCGCTTCATATGCCGAGCTAACAGAGATGTCAGAAACGGTCGATGCGATCATCGACTTCTCGCATCCGAGTTTGCTACCGGATCTGCTCGCATACGGGCTAGCGACAAAAACACCACTCGTCATCGCGACGACTGGTTTTTCAGAGGCGGAACTGGCATCGATCGAGGACGCTGCGAAAGAAATTCCGATCTTCCAGTCGTACAATATGTCGTACGGCATCGCGATGGTGCAGCAACTGCTGAAGACACTCGTACCACTAGCAGGAGCGTATGACATCGAATTGCTTGAGAAACATCACAACCAAAAAGTCGATGCGCCAAGCGGAACGGCGGAGTTGTTATTGCAAACGATTCAGACGGCACGTGACGTCACACCGGTATATGATCGTTCACAGACGCGGCAAAAGCGCGAGACGAACGAGATCGGGATGCACGCGATGCGCGGTGGAACGATCTTCGGAGAACACGAAGTCTTATTCGCAGGTGTCGACGAATTGATTGAAATCAAACATACGGCGTTATCGAAAAAAGTATTTGCTTCTGGTGCGATCAAAGCAGCTGAAGCACTCATTCAAAAAACAGCGGGACTCTATACATTAGAGACGCTCTACACACAGGAGGATTCACATGTTACTCACTGA
- the dapD gene encoding 2,3,4,5-tetrahydropyridine-2,6-dicarboxylate N-acetyltransferase: protein MLLTDAYEIAKFIKDAKKQTPVKLYVNGDLAGLTIEGATAFGSDESKIFFADAGLAATFLEKYSDRITDVHVEYDRRNSAVPMLDTRHLNARIEPGSWIRDHVVIGDNAVVMMGAIINIGASIGDGTMIDMNAVVGARGTIGKNVHVGAGAVVAGVLEPPSKTPVIIEDGVLIGANAVILEGVKVGKDAVVAAGSVVTEDVPAGSVVAGTPARVIKQKDAKTEEKTQLVDDLRSL from the coding sequence ATGTTACTCACTGATGCTTACGAAATTGCTAAATTCATTAAAGATGCTAAAAAACAAACACCAGTAAAACTGTACGTCAACGGCGATTTGGCGGGCTTGACGATTGAAGGCGCTACAGCGTTCGGATCAGATGAATCAAAGATTTTCTTCGCGGATGCAGGACTTGCGGCTACTTTCTTAGAAAAGTATTCAGATCGCATCACGGATGTTCACGTGGAGTATGACCGTCGCAACAGTGCGGTACCAATGCTTGATACACGTCACTTGAATGCGCGCATCGAGCCAGGTTCATGGATTCGTGATCATGTCGTCATCGGTGACAACGCAGTCGTCATGATGGGTGCGATCATCAATATCGGTGCATCAATCGGAGATGGTACAATGATTGATATGAATGCTGTCGTCGGTGCACGTGGGACGATCGGGAAAAACGTTCATGTCGGCGCAGGTGCCGTGGTCGCGGGTGTCCTCGAACCACCTTCAAAAACACCTGTCATCATTGAAGACGGTGTCTTGATTGGTGCAAATGCAGTCATTCTTGAAGGCGTCAAAGTCGGCAAAGATGCCGTCGTCGCTGCTGGTAGTGTCGTCACAGAAGACGTACCTGCTGGAAGCGTCGTTGCTGGAACACCTGCACGTGTCATCAAACAGAAAGATGCGAAAACAGAAGAGAAGACGCAATTGGTGGATGATTTACGTTCACTCTGA
- a CDS encoding branched-chain amino acid transaminase, which translates to MAVDTQYGEAIWLDGVFHDPKDANTSVMSHAIHYGSGFFEGIRAYATPDGPAIFQLKEHIERLFRSCAYYHVTIPYTVDELVQATIDLVAKNGFESCYIRPFVFLGTPWQALMAKDTTVHVGISCWELGEYFDKGAGIRAKVASYRRVSSTMMPMQAKAAANYMNSQLLKGEAIRDGFDEAIALDMNGNVSEASVANLFLLKNGTIHTPSLDCSVLDGITRQVIIRLAQDQGYPVVERHIGRDELYVADEIFLTGTAAEITSVGEIDHISINGGTRNVADELLDLYRQAVTGQLPQYADWLTYVTPAVAE; encoded by the coding sequence ATGGCAGTGGATACACAGTATGGAGAAGCAATTTGGTTAGATGGAGTCTTTCATGATCCGAAAGATGCGAACACGAGCGTCATGTCACATGCGATTCACTATGGTAGTGGATTCTTTGAAGGAATTCGTGCTTACGCGACACCGGACGGACCGGCGATTTTCCAATTGAAGGAACATATCGAACGTCTCTTCCGCAGTTGTGCGTATTACCACGTCACGATTCCGTATACGGTTGATGAACTCGTCCAGGCGACGATTGATCTAGTTGCGAAAAACGGATTCGAATCTTGTTATATCCGTCCATTCGTGTTCCTCGGTACGCCATGGCAAGCATTGATGGCGAAAGATACGACGGTGCATGTCGGTATCTCTTGCTGGGAGCTTGGGGAATACTTCGATAAAGGCGCTGGCATCCGTGCCAAAGTCGCATCATACCGCCGCGTCTCATCAACGATGATGCCGATGCAAGCGAAAGCGGCTGCGAACTATATGAACTCACAACTTCTAAAAGGTGAAGCGATCCGTGATGGATTTGATGAAGCCATCGCACTCGACATGAACGGAAACGTCAGTGAAGCGAGTGTTGCGAACCTCTTCCTTCTTAAAAACGGAACGATTCATACACCGTCACTTGATTGTTCAGTACTCGACGGTATCACACGCCAAGTCATCATCCGTTTGGCACAAGATCAAGGCTATCCTGTCGTCGAACGTCACATCGGACGCGATGAGCTGTATGTCGCAGATGAGATCTTCTTAACAGGAACAGCTGCTGAAATCACGAGTGTCGGTGAAATCGATCATATCTCGATCAACGGCGGAACACGGAACGTCGCAGATGAGTTGCTCGATCTTTACCGTCAAGCCGTCACAGGTCAATTGCCGCAATATGCGGATTGGTTGACGTATGTGACACCCGCTGTCGCAGAATGA
- the alr gene encoding alanine racemase, translating to MTTRTLVTIDRKAVRQNVASVFARSRKRIFAVVKNNAYNLGMLEMVETLMASDVHHFAVAELYEAIEIKTNFPDSYVLVMNPTEDFETARRFGIALGVSSLEWLALNSKQLQGIELHLKINVGMNRFGVSSLQEAEAVLALAQADSLALTGLYTHFPLADEPDADHDGQVERFVAIADVLRKRHTFTYMHSENSATIVKHDPRLAFCNYVRPGIFLFGYSPIEKMDWLVPSLRMTTEVVEIREIGPGEHVGYGTNFTSAEPMRIAILPVGYGDGVVRGRAALPVHIKEKPYPVINKLFMSHTFVAVDGTVEVGDEVVLYGDGVEIDDITRTGAANNSEQMCARSWRLTHQYL from the coding sequence ATGACGACGCGTACACTCGTCACGATCGATCGGAAGGCGGTGCGACAGAACGTCGCATCGGTCTTCGCTCGGTCACGTAAACGTATTTTTGCCGTGGTCAAGAACAATGCGTATAACTTAGGTATGCTCGAGATGGTCGAGACGCTGATGGCATCTGATGTGCATCACTTTGCTGTCGCTGAGTTGTATGAAGCCATTGAAATCAAAACGAATTTTCCAGACAGTTATGTACTGGTGATGAATCCGACGGAGGATTTTGAAACAGCACGACGTTTCGGAATCGCACTCGGTGTCTCATCGCTAGAATGGCTCGCCCTAAACAGTAAACAGCTGCAGGGAATCGAGTTACATTTGAAGATCAACGTCGGGATGAATCGTTTTGGTGTCAGTTCGCTTCAAGAGGCGGAAGCTGTTCTTGCGCTTGCGCAAGCAGATTCGCTCGCTTTAACAGGTTTATATACACACTTTCCGCTTGCCGATGAACCGGATGCGGATCACGATGGACAAGTCGAACGTTTCGTCGCCATTGCCGATGTGTTACGAAAGCGCCATACGTTTACGTATATGCACTCGGAAAACAGTGCGACGATCGTCAAACACGATCCGCGTCTCGCATTTTGTAACTATGTCCGCCCGGGCATCTTCTTATTCGGCTATTCACCGATTGAAAAGATGGACTGGCTCGTTCCTTCGCTACGGATGACGACGGAGGTCGTTGAAATTCGCGAAATTGGACCGGGTGAGCATGTGGGATACGGGACGAACTTTACGAGTGCAGAACCGATGCGGATTGCTATTTTACCCGTCGGCTATGGAGACGGTGTCGTCCGTGGGCGTGCCGCGTTGCCTGTTCACATCAAAGAAAAACCTTATCCGGTCATCAATAAATTATTCATGAGTCATACATTCGTCGCTGTCGATGGAACGGTTGAGGTTGGAGACGAGGTCGTGTTATACGGGGATGGCGTTGAAATTGACGATATCACCCGGACAGGAGCAGCGAACAATTCAGAGCAGATGTGCGCCCGGTCGTGGCGTTTGACGCATCAGTATCTATAA
- the lysA gene encoding diaminopimelate decarboxylase, with protein MYGSQYLTEENNTLHIDGVAATNLAAQYGTPLYVMAERELTDRLATVREHFLDKYPNTYASFASKALTVSAVYEQVVRHGLGIDVVTGGELFIARQSGVPAERIYFHGSNKSTADLQYAVEEGVGRIVIDHFAEIAQLEAIAAQAGQTVHVLIRIVPQVIGGAHAKIQTGGVDTKFGFSTHASDYLDAIEAILASEHLSLLGIHCHVGSQIQDPSLFEQTARTMMGFVETIRAHHGFTVSEVNVGGGFGIAYTQDDQPLDFEATIARVMDVIETETERLGIERPRIGIEPGRWVVANAGTTLYTVGAIKEIEGVRTYLSVDGGMTDNIRPALYGAVYETVIANRMSGETTEVTVVGAACESGDLVAEKAQLVTPNGGDTLAVFGTGAYNFSMASNYNQFLRPALVFVRDGESREVVRRQTYADLIQCDLGINGVRSES; from the coding sequence ATGTATGGAAGTCAATACCTGACAGAAGAAAACAACACGTTGCACATCGATGGTGTCGCAGCGACCAATCTTGCAGCACAGTACGGAACACCATTGTACGTGATGGCAGAGCGGGAGCTGACGGATCGATTAGCGACCGTCCGGGAACACTTCCTTGATAAGTATCCGAACACGTATGCTTCCTTCGCTTCTAAAGCACTGACGGTTAGTGCCGTATATGAACAAGTCGTGCGTCATGGTCTCGGAATCGATGTCGTTACGGGGGGAGAACTCTTCATCGCTCGTCAATCCGGGGTTCCGGCAGAACGGATCTATTTCCATGGTTCGAATAAATCAACGGCTGATCTTCAGTATGCCGTCGAGGAAGGTGTCGGACGGATCGTCATCGATCACTTTGCCGAAATTGCACAACTCGAAGCCATCGCAGCGCAAGCTGGTCAAACGGTCCATGTCCTGATCCGGATCGTGCCACAAGTCATCGGGGGAGCGCATGCGAAAATCCAGACAGGTGGCGTCGATACGAAATTCGGCTTCTCAACACATGCGTCAGATTACTTGGACGCGATCGAGGCAATTTTAGCATCGGAACATCTGTCGTTACTTGGCATCCATTGTCATGTCGGTTCGCAAATCCAAGATCCGTCACTGTTCGAACAGACGGCTCGGACGATGATGGGCTTCGTCGAAACGATTCGTGCGCACCATGGCTTCACAGTCAGCGAAGTCAATGTTGGCGGCGGCTTCGGTATTGCCTATACACAGGACGATCAGCCGCTTGATTTTGAAGCGACGATCGCACGCGTCATGGACGTGATCGAGACGGAAACGGAGCGACTCGGCATCGAACGTCCACGAATCGGGATCGAGCCAGGGCGCTGGGTCGTTGCGAATGCAGGAACGACACTGTATACGGTCGGGGCCATCAAAGAAATTGAAGGCGTCAGAACATATCTTTCGGTCGATGGCGGAATGACGGATAACATTCGCCCAGCACTTTACGGTGCCGTGTATGAAACCGTCATCGCAAACCGGATGAGTGGTGAAACGACTGAAGTGACGGTCGTCGGAGCAGCTTGTGAATCAGGGGATCTCGTCGCTGAAAAAGCACAGTTGGTCACACCGAATGGTGGCGATACCCTTGCTGTCTTTGGGACAGGAGCGTATAACTTCTCGATGGCAAGCAACTATAACCAGTTCTTACGTCCGGCACTCGTTTTCGTTCGGGACGGGGAATCCCGTGAAGTCGTCCGTCGACAAACGTATGCGGATTTGATTCAGTGTGATCTTGGGATCAACGGTGTCCGATCAGAGTCATAA
- a CDS encoding LysM peptidoglycan-binding domain-containing protein codes for MNIKKPTIMMIGLLLLSPLSIPSQVDAASSTFVTKGTTTQKVVALTFDDGSDGTNIAKILSILKSNQVKATFFLTGSGATNHPQSIKNIATASPTHQIGNHSYSHPNFTTLTASQMTSELSRTESLIRSLTGKTTKPIFRAPFGASNSNVLSAVGAAGYTKTIQWNIDTTDWKGISSTAILDRVLPKVVPGSIILMHTGAGAKGTPTALPTMISKLKAKGYSFVTISELLRSPTPTGTTYTVKAGDTLYSIARKYNVSVSALASANNITNWNLLNVGQVLKIPTTTYIVKAGDTLYSIATRYGVTVTALMQANSITNPNLLFIGQVLKIPN; via the coding sequence ATGAACATCAAGAAACCTACCATCATGATGATCGGATTACTTCTCCTTAGTCCACTTTCAATCCCTTCACAGGTCGATGCAGCGAGCTCTACGTTCGTGACGAAAGGAACGACGACACAAAAAGTCGTCGCATTGACGTTTGATGACGGTTCAGATGGAACGAACATTGCCAAAATCTTGAGTATCTTAAAAAGTAACCAAGTGAAAGCGACTTTCTTTTTGACAGGCAGTGGCGCAACCAACCACCCCCAATCGATCAAAAACATCGCAACCGCTTCTCCGACACACCAAATCGGCAATCACTCGTATTCGCATCCGAATTTTACGACACTAACAGCGAGCCAGATGACGAGTGAATTATCCCGAACAGAATCTCTCATCCGGTCCTTGACCGGAAAAACGACAAAACCAATTTTTCGGGCGCCGTTCGGTGCAAGTAATAGTAACGTGTTGAGTGCAGTTGGGGCGGCAGGTTACACGAAAACGATTCAATGGAATATTGATACGACGGATTGGAAAGGCATCTCTTCAACAGCCATCTTGGATCGTGTATTACCAAAAGTCGTTCCCGGATCAATCATCCTGATGCATACCGGTGCTGGTGCAAAAGGAACACCGACCGCCTTGCCGACGATGATTTCGAAACTCAAAGCCAAAGGCTATTCGTTCGTCACGATTTCAGAACTCCTCCGCTCACCGACTCCAACCGGTACGACGTATACCGTCAAAGCTGGCGATACACTCTATTCGATTGCCCGTAAATACAACGTCTCGGTCTCTGCCCTCGCGAGTGCAAATAACATCACGAATTGGAATCTGTTGAATGTCGGTCAAGTCTTGAAAATTCCAACAACGACGTATATCGTCAAAGCCGGTGATACACTTTACTCGATTGCGACACGATATGGTGTCACCGTCACAGCATTGATGCAGGCAAACAGCATTACGAATCCGAACCTATTGTTCATTGGACAAGTCTTAAAAATTCCAAACTGA
- a CDS encoding ABC transporter ATP-binding protein encodes MIEFKNVGKQFKDNVVLKGLSLEIQKGELVVFIGPSGCGKTTSLKMINRLIEPSSGTILVNGKDIMKTDTIELRRHMGYVIQQTGLFPHMTVRENIQLIAGLEGKNHDEMDQRTEQLLTMVGLDPKQFIDRYPSELSGGQQQRVGFARALMNDPDVILMDEPFSALDPVTRNDLQEELFNLQEEVKKTIVFVTHDMDEAIKLADRICIMRDGEIVQFDTPEEILRHPKDEYVESFIGKNKIWSSPEYIKAEDIMIEDPVSISGKRTLLQGIEIMRGRKVDSLLITDRDRVLQGLIKLKNIQTIADKSQRIEEVMEGEIIAVNEHDSLLDVLEVMNQEETGYLPVTDATGKLRGLITRSSLLSVLSEQFIHEEEVQ; translated from the coding sequence ATGATCGAATTCAAAAACGTCGGTAAGCAGTTTAAGGACAATGTCGTCTTGAAAGGCTTATCGCTCGAGATTCAAAAGGGTGAACTCGTTGTCTTCATCGGACCAAGTGGCTGTGGGAAAACGACGTCACTTAAGATGATCAATCGACTGATCGAACCTTCTTCAGGCACGATTTTAGTCAACGGGAAGGACATCATGAAGACGGATACGATTGAATTAAGACGTCATATGGGATATGTCATCCAGCAAACAGGCTTGTTCCCTCACATGACGGTCCGGGAAAACATTCAATTGATTGCTGGGCTAGAGGGGAAGAACCACGATGAGATGGATCAACGGACAGAACAACTGTTGACGATGGTCGGGCTTGATCCAAAGCAATTCATCGATCGATATCCGAGCGAACTCAGTGGTGGACAACAACAGCGTGTCGGTTTCGCGCGTGCTCTGATGAATGACCCTGATGTCATCTTGATGGATGAGCCATTCAGTGCACTCGATCCCGTTACTCGTAACGATCTACAGGAAGAGCTCTTTAACTTGCAAGAAGAAGTGAAAAAGACGATCGTTTTCGTCACCCATGATATGGATGAAGCGATCAAGTTAGCGGATCGGATATGTATCATGCGTGATGGGGAAATCGTTCAGTTCGATACTCCAGAAGAAATCTTGCGTCATCCAAAAGATGAATATGTCGAATCGTTCATCGGAAAAAATAAAATCTGGAGTAGTCCGGAATACATCAAGGCAGAAGACATCATGATCGAGGACCCGGTTTCAATCAGTGGCAAACGAACGTTGTTGCAGGGAATTGAAATCATGCGTGGACGCAAAGTCGACAGCTTGTTGATTACCGATCGTGACCGCGTCTTACAAGGGCTAATTAAGTTGAAGAACATCCAGACGATAGCGGATAAGAGCCAACGGATCGAAGAAGTGATGGAGGGCGAAATCATCGCCGTTAATGAACATGATTCATTACTCGACGTTCTTGAAGTCATGAATCAGGAAGAGACTGGTTATCTACCAGTAACGGATGCAACAGGAAAACTCAGAGGGTTGATCACGCGTAGTAGCTTACTTTCCGTCTTGAGTGAGCAATTCATTCATGAGGAGGAAGTCCAATGA
- a CDS encoding ABC transporter permease/substrate-binding protein, with protein MNGFFDYVKNNTDQIGDLLLEHLQLTVFAVVIAVVLGIPIGILITRYQKFAKPVLALTSVVQAVPSLALLGFLIPFIGIGSTPAIIMVVLYSLLPIVKNTYTGLSSIPGDTLEAAKGIGLTDRQILSKVQIPLALPIMMAGIRISAVTAVGLMTISAFIGAGGLGYLVFSGIQTVDNNQILAGAIPAGILALVIDFVVSRIEYSVAPNGIPLADGRIKNKARKRRKAMPAGRKIAIASIVFLLIGGTVAYSFLKEDKIVIGSKNFTEQLILGNMLADLIEDKTDLEVERQLNLGGTKVAYGALEKGEIDAYVEYTGTLLIDVLKQDVETDPETVYAKVGKMIPEKSQVDVLDPIGFNNTYALAMTKEDIEKYDLKTVSDMSKVSDRLILGSTIEFANREDGYLGLKKKYPDMKFQDVQPVDGGLRYTALTNGRTNVIDSFSTDGLLQKFDLTVLEDDKKFFPPYYAVPLVRQETLEEHPELKKVLNTLKDKITDEKMQELNYKADVEKQRPEKVARDFLIEEGLISK; from the coding sequence ATGAACGGATTCTTTGATTATGTAAAAAATAATACCGATCAGATTGGTGATTTATTGCTAGAGCACTTACAGCTGACAGTCTTTGCCGTCGTCATCGCGGTCGTTCTCGGGATTCCGATCGGGATTCTGATCACCCGTTACCAAAAGTTTGCGAAGCCTGTCCTTGCGCTGACGAGCGTCGTGCAGGCCGTTCCGAGTCTTGCTTTACTCGGTTTCTTGATTCCGTTCATTGGTATCGGATCGACACCAGCGATCATCATGGTCGTGCTTTATTCACTCTTGCCAATCGTTAAAAATACGTACACGGGTCTCTCGAGCATTCCAGGGGACACGCTCGAAGCAGCCAAAGGAATTGGTTTAACGGATCGACAAATCCTCAGTAAGGTTCAGATTCCACTTGCTTTGCCGATCATGATGGCAGGGATTCGAATTTCAGCCGTTACAGCTGTTGGTTTGATGACGATTTCAGCATTCATCGGTGCCGGTGGTCTTGGTTATCTCGTCTTCTCGGGTATTCAAACGGTTGATAATAACCAGATTCTCGCCGGAGCAATTCCAGCAGGTATTTTAGCTCTTGTCATCGACTTCGTCGTCAGTCGGATTGAATACTCCGTGGCGCCAAATGGGATTCCACTTGCAGATGGTCGAATCAAGAATAAGGCACGGAAGCGTCGCAAGGCGATGCCAGCTGGACGTAAGATCGCGATCGCAAGTATCGTCTTCTTGTTAATCGGTGGAACGGTCGCGTACTCTTTCCTCAAGGAAGATAAGATTGTCATCGGATCGAAGAACTTTACGGAACAATTGATTCTCGGAAATATGTTAGCGGATTTAATCGAAGATAAAACGGATTTGGAAGTCGAACGTCAATTGAACCTCGGGGGGACGAAAGTCGCTTACGGGGCACTTGAAAAAGGGGAAATTGACGCGTATGTCGAGTACACAGGTACTTTGTTGATTGACGTGCTCAAGCAAGACGTCGAGACGGATCCGGAAACGGTCTATGCAAAAGTCGGGAAGATGATTCCTGAGAAAAGTCAGGTCGACGTCCTTGACCCAATCGGTTTCAACAATACGTACGCCCTTGCCATGACAAAAGAAGATATCGAAAAATATGACTTGAAGACGGTATCAGACATGTCAAAAGTCAGTGATCGTTTGATTCTCGGATCAACAATCGAATTTGCGAACCGGGAAGATGGTTATCTTGGTCTGAAGAAAAAGTATCCGGACATGAAATTCCAAGATGTACAACCAGTCGATGGAGGACTCCGTTATACAGCATTGACGAATGGTCGAACGAACGTCATCGATAGCTTCTCAACAGATGGTTTGTTACAAAAATTCGATTTGACAGTGCTAGAAGACGATAAAAAATTCTTCCCACCATACTATGCGGTACCGCTTGTTCGTCAAGAAACACTTGAAGAACATCCGGAGCTGAAGAAAGTCCTCAACACGTTAAAAGATAAAATTACGGATGAGAAGATGCAAGAATTGAATTACAAAGCAGATGTCGAGAAACAGCGCCCTGAAAAAGTCGCGCGTGATTTCTTGATCGAAGAAGGATTAATTTCAAAATAA
- a CDS encoding gamma carbonic anhydrase family protein: MKYRVGSLVPNIDPSVYLADGSKVIGEVTIGKDSSVWFNTVIRGDEGPIHIGERVNIQDGSMIHQYEGYPTIIEDEVTIGHMAMIHGGIIRKGALIGMSATILDEAEIGEGAFVAAGSLVPPKMKVPAGAMVMGVPAKIVRDISDHDRFIMERTVRKYVKRGQQYADSCEAITEDLTSL; the protein is encoded by the coding sequence ATGAAATATCGTGTCGGTTCACTTGTTCCAAACATCGATCCATCCGTTTATTTAGCGGACGGATCTAAAGTCATCGGAGAGGTCACGATCGGAAAAGACTCATCTGTCTGGTTCAATACGGTCATCCGGGGAGACGAAGGTCCGATTCACATCGGGGAACGCGTCAACATCCAAGATGGTTCGATGATTCATCAATATGAAGGATATCCGACCATCATTGAAGATGAAGTGACGATTGGTCATATGGCGATGATTCATGGCGGAATCATTCGAAAAGGAGCGTTAATCGGAATGTCGGCGACGATCCTCGATGAAGCCGAAATCGGAGAAGGAGCATTCGTTGCTGCGGGAAGTCTTGTGCCGCCAAAAATGAAGGTACCTGCCGGCGCGATGGTCATGGGGGTTCCTGCAAAAATCGTCCGGGATATCAGTGACCATGATCGATTCATCATGGAACGGACAGTCCGAAAATACGTGAAACGAGGGCAGCAGTATGCTGACAGTTGTGAAGCCATCACAGAGGATTTGACAAGTTTGTGA